A window of the Agrococcus jejuensis genome harbors these coding sequences:
- the ku gene encoding non-homologous end joining protein Ku produces MRAMWKGSIAFGLVNVPVKLYSATETHDVRLHQVHDEDGGRIRYQRKCEVCGEVVAYANIDKAYEEDGKTVVLRDDDLAALPVERSREIEVVQFVPSKQIDPIRLEKSYYLEPTGSALKAYTLLRRVLDETARTAIVRISIRQRQRLAVLRVHDDVLMVQTMLWDDEIRAAEFASLDEKPRIPAKELDLAKAIVDQLSGDFAPDEYQDDYQVQLRQLVEAKLEQGDAIDTAATFGEPAEEAEVLDLMEALQRSVERRKAGAAKGTKDSGSKRSKSA; encoded by the coding sequence ATGCGCGCCATGTGGAAGGGATCCATCGCCTTCGGGCTCGTCAACGTGCCCGTGAAGCTGTACTCGGCCACCGAGACGCACGACGTGCGCCTGCACCAGGTGCACGACGAGGACGGCGGGCGCATCCGGTACCAGCGCAAGTGCGAGGTGTGCGGCGAGGTCGTGGCCTACGCGAACATCGACAAGGCGTACGAGGAGGACGGCAAGACCGTCGTGCTGCGCGACGACGACCTCGCAGCCCTGCCGGTCGAGCGCTCGCGCGAGATCGAGGTCGTGCAGTTCGTGCCGTCGAAGCAGATCGACCCGATCCGCCTCGAGAAGTCGTACTACCTCGAGCCGACCGGCTCGGCCCTCAAGGCGTACACGCTGCTGCGGCGCGTGCTCGACGAGACCGCGCGCACGGCGATCGTGCGCATCTCCATCCGCCAGCGGCAGCGCCTCGCGGTGCTGCGCGTGCACGACGACGTGCTCATGGTGCAGACGATGCTGTGGGACGACGAGATCCGCGCCGCCGAGTTCGCGAGCCTCGACGAGAAGCCGCGCATCCCGGCGAAGGAGCTCGACCTCGCGAAGGCGATCGTCGACCAGCTCTCGGGTGACTTCGCCCCCGACGAGTACCAGGACGACTACCAGGTGCAGCTGCGGCAGCTCGTGGAGGCGAAGCTCGAGCAGGGCGACGCGATCGACACGGCCGCGACGTTCGGCGAGCCCGCCGAGGAGGCCGAGGTGCTCGACCTCATGGAGGCGCTGCAGCGGTCGGTCGAGCGGCGCAAGGCCGGGGCCGCGAAGGGCACGAAGGACTCGGGCTCGAAGCGCTCGAAGTCCGCCTAG